One region of Limnospira fusiformis SAG 85.79 genomic DNA includes:
- a CDS encoding calcium-binding protein — MRELFFDFEDFQTRNFAPIGTIDGVRFSPNAIALVSVDEGGEGLFDATRTSPPGTTVVSYSEPIVNTEDSEDSEDSEDSEDSEDAEDAEEIEVNELVTGDRITIDLRNLSPLSIGGGNFSFHYTSPNREHTVELFDREGNSLRTGVLLATPGETFNEFRRFSTTLPRNTGIIAIGSEATELAIDNIRISYFTTLVADPIIISTPSLVVGTENNDFLQAAEPRLTIPLPPDFIRDEKAITSIENVSNGSATILPGGVGVEFIPDTTSLGGSGSFNYTLRDRHNQFATATATISFQPVTAIQGRGGNDTLVGDQFDQTLDGGTGNDSILGGSGNDTLLGGPGDDTLFGGLGDDLLQAGSGDNILDGGAGNDTLLGGIGNDSLFGGEGNDCLSGGGGNNWLEGGAGVNTLTAGTGNDTLVYLSPNDRGTQPDRILNFTPNSDRLVFQSQSLEEGGFGLSALNTETQTLNPEQFTTNRESLPENTEIPILVYDTITGLLEYDIDGLGTSPPIAIAQLQSEDGSIPNLSPNDIILVDPVSLTRPETVNIIAREVRAATPQEIDGTDSDDTIFAIAPEPFNPVEIPVLDNDSPETGLSISSVSNITGGDVALLNNNTIVRFTPTLPGGTEASFTYTASDGNTEDSANVFIDILPVTRINGLGGDDVLIGSSGPDLLYGGAGNDCLFGEAGDDTLLGDSGDDIVFGGSGDDILFGGPGNDLLYGGADNDILYGGKGDDFLSGDDGDDTLFGNAGNDTLFGGAGNDVFAYISRSQITTGTDLILDFTPGSDRLLFDREEFGFIQIGTTPENILSPQQLVLVETGTYQDNLSLINSPILAYELQTGNLLYDPDGSGTQPPEIIANLQGNPPLSVNDIILIGTAGDDTLDDGDDDDPTDEDTRNITAFALINGTPGNDAIAANDTIDFVGVPVTIPASDTITDLIGGNVNILEGGTAVEFIPTLPGGNIGSFSYEAIDSEGNLIRVPVNVNILTAIDGNAGDDTLIGSDGDDSLFGNLGNDCLIGGAGDDTLVGGEGSDTFAYLSPNQINLGVDLIVDFTPGSDRLLFDRDQFRFTQIGTTPQNSLSPEQFIFLETGELNPDNLGTISSPILAYELQTGNLIYDPDASGTQPPVTVATFIGNPPLSIDDILLIGTTTETLTPTDSLIVNPDFATTPSLVIGSPGNDTIFAEAADNRIEIPVLENDSPAVGLTINSISNVSGGGEVNILPGNTSVEFIPLVPGPFGGEFTYTAQDSLGNTASALVSVSIATVDTIDGNAGDDFLAGHLGPIVLIGGLGNDTLVGSAFGNDLLLGNEGNDSLVGGPGDNTLIGGLGDDTLIGGPGNDTLVGGSGANTLTGLGGNNVFLYSSTNDVLLSASDLITDFAPGRDTLQFTDEFILADPLFVVTDTLTGTDTLLDTLPASQSVIIYERLTGQLIYDTNADGLGGGSIIAQFTPDETGAFPNISDTVRDDSSILIF, encoded by the coding sequence ATGCGGGAACTATTTTTTGACTTTGAAGATTTCCAAACTCGCAACTTTGCACCCATTGGCACAATCGATGGGGTGAGATTTTCCCCCAACGCCATAGCTTTGGTGAGTGTCGATGAAGGGGGAGAAGGCTTATTTGATGCCACCAGAACTTCCCCCCCTGGAACTACAGTTGTCTCATATTCCGAACCTATTGTAAACACGGAAGATTCCGAAGATTCCGAAGATTCCGAAGATTCCGAAGATTCCGAAGATGCCGAAGATGCCGAAGAGATAGAAGTCAATGAATTAGTGACAGGCGATCGCATTACCATTGACCTCAGAAATTTATCACCATTAAGCATAGGAGGGGGTAACTTTTCCTTTCACTACACCTCCCCAAATCGAGAACATACCGTCGAACTATTTGACCGAGAAGGCAATTCTCTAAGGACTGGCGTTTTATTAGCCACCCCAGGAGAAACATTTAACGAATTTCGGCGCTTTAGTACCACCCTCCCTCGGAACACCGGAATTATTGCCATTGGTTCGGAAGCGACCGAATTAGCCATAGACAATATTAGAATCTCCTATTTTACCACCCTCGTCGCTGACCCGATTATCATCTCAACCCCCAGCTTAGTTGTCGGTACAGAAAATAATGATTTTCTCCAAGCCGCAGAACCCAGATTAACTATCCCCCTCCCGCCAGATTTTATTAGGGATGAAAAAGCCATCACTAGTATTGAGAATGTCAGTAACGGGAGTGCTACCATTCTCCCTGGGGGAGTCGGAGTAGAATTTATCCCCGATACAACCTCCCTTGGCGGTTCTGGTAGCTTTAATTATACATTGCGCGATCGCCATAACCAATTTGCTACCGCTACCGCAACCATTAGTTTTCAGCCAGTAACAGCCATACAAGGGAGAGGCGGAAATGATACCCTAGTGGGAGACCAATTCGACCAAACCCTTGACGGGGGGACCGGAAACGACTCTATCTTGGGGGGAAGTGGTAACGATACCCTCTTAGGGGGTCCTGGTGATGATACCCTCTTTGGCGGTTTAGGGGACGACCTCCTACAAGCCGGGTCAGGAGATAATATCCTTGACGGTGGCGCGGGTAATGATACCCTGTTGGGGGGTATTGGTAATGATTCCCTATTTGGTGGGGAGGGGAATGATTGCTTATCTGGTGGCGGGGGGAATAATTGGCTAGAAGGTGGTGCAGGCGTAAACACCCTCACGGCTGGTACAGGGAATGATACCTTAGTCTACCTGTCCCCTAATGACAGAGGTACACAACCCGATCGCATATTAAACTTTACACCAAATAGCGATCGCCTAGTTTTTCAAAGCCAATCCCTAGAGGAAGGTGGTTTTGGTTTATCCGCTCTCAATACCGAGACCCAAACCCTCAACCCCGAACAGTTTACCACCAATCGAGAATCCCTACCCGAAAATACAGAAATCCCGATTCTCGTTTACGATACCATTACCGGACTTCTGGAATACGATATAGACGGCTTGGGAACCTCTCCACCTATAGCGATCGCGCAGTTACAATCAGAAGATGGCAGCATCCCCAATTTATCCCCCAATGATATTATCCTAGTTGATCCGGTTTCATTGACTCGCCCCGAAACCGTCAACATCATCGCCAGGGAAGTTCGCGCCGCCACTCCCCAGGAAATAGACGGAACCGACTCCGATGATACCATTTTTGCGATCGCGCCAGAACCCTTTAATCCCGTCGAAATTCCAGTTTTAGACAATGATAGTCCCGAGACAGGTTTATCTATCAGCAGCGTCAGCAACATCACAGGCGGGGACGTAGCCTTACTTAATAATAATACCATTGTCAGATTTACCCCCACATTGCCTGGGGGAACCGAAGCCAGCTTTACCTATACCGCCAGTGATGGCAACACCGAAGATAGTGCTAATGTATTTATCGATATTCTTCCCGTCACCCGTATTAACGGCTTAGGTGGCGATGATGTTCTGATTGGAAGTTCAGGACCAGATCTCCTCTATGGCGGCGCGGGTAATGATTGCTTATTCGGAGAAGCAGGCGATGATACCCTCTTAGGAGATAGTGGTGATGATATCGTCTTTGGTGGTAGTGGTGATGATATCCTCTTTGGCGGTCCGGGAAATGACCTGCTATATGGAGGTGCTGATAATGATATTCTCTATGGCGGAAAGGGTGATGATTTCCTATCAGGAGATGATGGGGATGATACCCTGTTTGGAAATGCCGGAAATGATACCCTATTCGGAGGTGCTGGCAATGATGTTTTTGCCTATATTTCCCGCAGTCAAATCACCACCGGAACTGATTTGATTTTGGACTTTACCCCCGGAAGCGATCGCCTTCTATTTGACCGTGAGGAATTCGGCTTTATTCAAATAGGTACTACCCCGGAAAATATCCTGAGTCCTCAACAATTGGTTCTCGTGGAAACCGGAACTTATCAAGATAATCTCAGCCTCATAAATAGTCCCATTCTCGCCTATGAATTACAGACCGGAAACCTGCTCTATGACCCGGACGGTTCAGGAACACAACCCCCCGAAATTATTGCTAATTTACAAGGCAACCCTCCCCTATCTGTTAATGATATCATCTTGATTGGTACAGCCGGAGACGATACCCTAGATGATGGTGATGATGATGATCCTACAGATGAAGATACTAGAAATATCACCGCCTTCGCTTTAATTAATGGTACTCCCGGAAATGATGCGATCGCTGCTAACGATACCATCGATTTTGTTGGCGTTCCCGTCACCATTCCCGCTTCTGATACCATCACCGATTTAATCGGCGGAAATGTGAATATCCTAGAAGGTGGTACAGCCGTCGAGTTTATTCCCACCCTCCCCGGCGGAAATATTGGCAGTTTTAGTTATGAAGCGATCGACTCCGAAGGAAATCTAATTAGAGTTCCCGTTAATGTTAATATTCTTACTGCCATTGATGGTAATGCAGGTGATGATACCCTCATTGGTTCTGATGGTGATGACTCCCTATTTGGTAATCTAGGTAATGATTGTTTAATTGGTGGTGCTGGGGATGATACCCTCGTCGGTGGCGAAGGAAGCGATACCTTTGCTTATCTATCTCCCAATCAAATTAATTTAGGAGTTGACCTAATTGTTGATTTTACCCCCGGAAGCGATCGCCTCCTATTTGACCGTGATCAATTCCGCTTCACTCAAATAGGTACTACCCCCCAAAATAGCCTCAGTCCTGAACAATTTATTTTCCTCGAAACCGGAGAATTGAATCCCGATAACCTCGGCACCATTAGCAGTCCCATTCTCGCCTATGAATTACAGACCGGAAACCTCATCTACGACCCCGACGCTTCAGGAACACAACCCCCTGTAACCGTCGCCACATTTATCGGTAATCCTCCATTATCTATTGATGATATATTGCTCATTGGAACCACCACAGAGACACTGACACCCACAGACTCTTTAATCGTTAACCCCGACTTTGCTACCACTCCCAGTCTCGTAATAGGTAGCCCCGGAAATGATACTATTTTCGCAGAGGCGGCCGATAACCGCATTGAAATTCCTGTATTAGAGAATGATAGTCCCGCTGTGGGATTAACCATTAATAGCATCAGTAATGTCAGCGGCGGAGGAGAAGTTAATATTCTCCCAGGTAATACCTCCGTTGAGTTTATCCCCCTTGTCCCAGGACCATTCGGTGGCGAATTTACCTATACCGCACAAGACTCCCTAGGAAATACCGCCTCCGCTTTGGTTAGCGTTAGTATTGCAACAGTGGACACCATTGATGGTAATGCAGGCGATGATTTTCTCGCCGGTCACTTAGGTCCTATTGTTTTAATTGGCGGTCTTGGTAATGATACTCTTGTAGGTAGCGCCTTTGGTAATGACTTGCTATTGGGTAATGAGGGTAATGATTCTTTAGTGGGTGGTCCTGGTGATAATACTCTTATAGGTGGTCTTGGCGATGATACTCTCATCGGTGGTCCTGGTAATGATACCCTAGTCGGAGGGTCTGGCGCTAATACTCTGACAGGTTTGGGGGGAAATAATGTTTTCCTCTACTCCTCTACTAATGATGTCCTATTATCAGCCTCTGATTTGATTACCGATTTTGCCCCGGGTCGTGATACATTGCAGTTTACCGATGAGTTTATCTTGGCTGACCCCTTATTTGTGGTGACTGATACACTCACCGGAACTGACACCCTACTCGATACCCTACCCGCATCGCAATCTGTAATTATTTATGAACGACTAACCGGACAGTTAATCTATGATACCAATGCTGACGGACTCGGAGGCGGATCTATTATTGCTCAGTTTACCCCCGACGAAACTGGTGCTTTCCCCAATATCTCAGATACAGTCAGAGATGATTCCTCAATTCTGATTTTCTAA
- the cobO gene encoding cob(I)yrinic acid a,c-diamide adenosyltransferase, with the protein METTGLTAEQHRQKMQRRKEIQDQRVAERQVEKGLIIVNTGNGKGKTTAALGMVLRSLGHGYRVAIVQYIKGAWEPAEKAVFSLWPEQLQFHALGEGFTWETQDRDRDIQRVSEAWKLSLSLIENPEIKLVLLDEINIAIKLGYLTVETVLAGLEKKPHDSHVILTGRGAPPSLIERADLVTEMTLVKHPFREQGVKAQPGIEF; encoded by the coding sequence ATGGAAACTACGGGTTTGACAGCGGAACAACACCGCCAAAAAATGCAGCGCCGCAAGGAAATTCAAGACCAGCGGGTAGCTGAGAGACAGGTGGAAAAGGGTTTGATTATTGTCAATACTGGCAATGGGAAGGGTAAAACTACGGCGGCTTTGGGGATGGTTTTACGATCGCTTGGTCATGGCTATCGGGTGGCGATCGTCCAGTACATTAAGGGCGCATGGGAACCAGCAGAAAAGGCCGTTTTCAGTCTCTGGCCGGAACAATTACAGTTTCATGCTTTGGGGGAAGGTTTTACCTGGGAAACTCAAGACCGCGATCGCGATATCCAAAGGGTTAGTGAAGCCTGGAAACTTAGTCTATCTTTAATTGAAAATCCCGAGATTAAGTTGGTACTTTTAGATGAAATTAACATCGCCATTAAGTTGGGATATCTCACCGTAGAAACGGTTTTGGCGGGTTTGGAAAAGAAACCTCACGACTCCCATGTGATTTTGACCGGTCGTGGCGCTCCCCCTAGTTTGATAGAACGCGCGGATCTGGTTACCGAGATGACTTTGGTTAAGCATCCTTTCCGGGAACAAGGGGTTAAGGCTCAACCGGGTATCGAGTTTTAA
- the ureG gene encoding urease accessory protein UreG — protein MSPFRVGIAGPVGSGKTALLDALCKAMRDRFQMAVVTNDIYTQEDAQFLMRSQALETDRIIGVETGGCPHTAIREDASINLSAIQELESTFPNLDVVFLESGGDNLAATFSPELVDLTIYVIDVAAGDKIPRKGGPGITKSDLLVINKIDLAPFVGADLTVMERDAKKMRGNKPFVFTNLKEKQGLTTILDFIQSHIIN, from the coding sequence ATGAGTCCTTTTCGAGTGGGAATTGCAGGTCCGGTGGGGTCGGGTAAGACCGCTTTACTTGATGCACTCTGTAAAGCTATGCGCGATCGCTTTCAAATGGCTGTGGTTACTAATGATATTTACACCCAAGAAGATGCTCAGTTTTTGATGCGATCGCAAGCCTTAGAAACTGATAGAATTATCGGTGTCGAAACCGGAGGCTGTCCCCATACCGCTATCCGCGAAGATGCTTCGATTAATCTTAGTGCTATTCAAGAGTTGGAGTCTACTTTCCCTAATTTGGATGTCGTGTTTTTAGAGAGTGGTGGCGATAATTTGGCGGCGACTTTTAGCCCGGAATTGGTCGATTTAACTATCTATGTTATTGATGTGGCGGCGGGTGATAAAATTCCCCGCAAAGGAGGACCCGGAATTACTAAGTCCGATTTATTGGTGATTAATAAAATTGACTTAGCTCCCTTTGTCGGCGCGGATTTAACCGTCATGGAAAGAGATGCTAAAAAGATGCGCGGAAATAAACCTTTTGTCTTTACTAACCTCAAGGAAAAGCAAGGATTAACTACTATCCTCGATTTTATTCAGTCTCATATCATTAACTGA
- a CDS encoding molybdopterin molybdotransferase MoeA has translation MLSAQAAEAIILEQVGPPHQQDIELVKLSEATGRILAAPITSELDFPHWDNSAMDGYAVRYADVAQSSAENPVTLAVIEEIPAGYCPQKTIAPGQAARIFTGACLPAGADTIVIQEDTQPDGDRIKILTTPELRAFVRHQGSYSRAGDPLLPAGISLGVAEIAVLAAAKCVQVPVYAKLKVGLISTGNELIPPEHPIAPGKLVDSNQYALASWVMQMGAEPVILGIIPDEPEALKTAIAKALLSADIVLSTGGVSVGDYDYVGQILADLGGEILVNSVAVKPGKPLTFATFPDCLYFGLPGNPVSALVTCWRFVQPALRKRSGLTSEFWGPEWWRVRSPMELRSGGKRETYLWGNLRSVNGETQFILAPGSQNSGNLINLAQTNALAMLPVGQTCIEAGEFVQILKVR, from the coding sequence ATGTTATCAGCCCAAGCCGCAGAGGCAATTATCCTAGAACAAGTAGGACCACCCCACCAACAAGATATAGAACTGGTCAAATTATCCGAGGCTACCGGACGCATTCTCGCCGCCCCGATTACCAGTGAATTAGACTTTCCCCACTGGGATAACTCCGCCATGGATGGTTATGCCGTCCGTTATGCTGATGTCGCCCAAAGTAGCGCCGAAAATCCTGTAACTTTGGCAGTCATAGAAGAAATACCCGCCGGATATTGTCCCCAAAAAACTATCGCCCCCGGACAAGCGGCGCGCATTTTTACAGGAGCCTGTTTACCTGCTGGGGCTGATACAATTGTAATCCAAGAAGATACCCAACCCGATGGCGATCGCATCAAAATCCTAACCACCCCGGAACTGAGAGCCTTTGTGCGTCATCAGGGGTCCTATAGTCGCGCCGGAGACCCTCTACTCCCTGCGGGAATTAGCTTAGGAGTTGCAGAAATCGCAGTTTTAGCCGCGGCCAAATGTGTGCAGGTCCCAGTTTATGCTAAACTCAAGGTAGGATTGATATCAACCGGGAACGAATTAATCCCCCCAGAGCATCCCATAGCCCCAGGAAAGCTAGTAGACTCTAATCAGTATGCTTTAGCGAGTTGGGTGATGCAAATGGGCGCAGAACCGGTTATTTTAGGGATTATTCCTGATGAACCCGAAGCCCTCAAAACAGCGATCGCCAAAGCCCTACTCAGCGCTGATATAGTATTATCAACTGGGGGAGTGTCCGTCGGGGATTATGATTATGTTGGTCAAATTCTGGCTGACCTTGGGGGAGAAATTCTGGTCAACTCAGTAGCCGTCAAACCCGGAAAACCCCTTACCTTCGCGACTTTTCCCGATTGTTTGTATTTTGGTTTACCGGGAAACCCGGTGTCAGCCTTAGTCACCTGCTGGCGGTTTGTCCAACCAGCCTTGAGAAAACGAAGCGGACTCACTTCTGAGTTTTGGGGACCAGAATGGTGGCGGGTGCGATCGCCAATGGAATTGCGATCGGGGGGTAAGCGAGAAACCTACCTTTGGGGAAATCTGCGATCGGTCAATGGCGAAACCCAATTTATCCTCGCCCCAGGAAGCCAAAATTCTGGAAACCTGATTAACCTCGCCCAAACCAACGCCCTGGCTATGCTTCCAGTCGGTCAGACCTGCATTGAAGCCGGGGAATTTGTCCAAATTCTCAAAGTCCGTTGA
- a CDS encoding response regulator transcription factor, with protein MRVLIVEDDPMMQLGLEQVLSDCPGITLVGIAEDGYLGVEAAKEKKPDVVIMDIGLPRLDGIAATKQIKEILPEIRVVMLTSHTAETEVLASLSSGADAYCVKGGSVDSLIVAIQAAYEGATYLDPQVARLVMEHLKPPLPQSNLGTLSPRELEVLKLMVEGKSNPEIAEALYLSPNTIKTHVRGIMNKLAVDDRVMVAVVALRSGLV; from the coding sequence ATGCGCGTTCTAATTGTTGAAGACGATCCTATGATGCAACTAGGGTTAGAGCAAGTCTTATCTGACTGTCCAGGTATTACCCTGGTTGGTATTGCTGAAGATGGTTATTTAGGTGTCGAAGCCGCTAAGGAGAAAAAACCTGATGTTGTGATTATGGATATCGGGTTACCTCGCCTTGATGGTATTGCAGCCACCAAACAGATTAAAGAAATCTTACCAGAAATCAGAGTCGTTATGCTCACCTCCCACACAGCAGAAACGGAGGTACTTGCTTCCCTTTCCAGTGGTGCTGATGCTTATTGTGTGAAGGGAGGAAGTGTTGATAGTTTGATTGTAGCAATACAGGCAGCCTATGAGGGAGCAACCTATCTAGATCCTCAAGTTGCTCGTTTGGTTATGGAACACCTCAAGCCACCCCTACCTCAAAGTAACTTGGGTACTTTATCCCCCCGGGAGTTAGAAGTTCTCAAACTTATGGTGGAAGGTAAAAGCAACCCAGAAATTGCTGAGGCGCTTTATTTAAGTCCTAACACCATTAAAACCCATGTTCGGGGGATTATGAATAAATTAGCCGTTGATGACCGGGTAATGGTCGCTGTCGTCGCTTTGCGATCGGGTTTAGTATAA
- a CDS encoding family 10 glycosylhydrolase: protein MLLTTTMKSTLVKKASFLIALFFVSLIAVIQIPAIALPPAFRTPPTSPDLPLFPPEVFDEPLPLEPPQPTITPPPAPATEETITPPPAPAIEETITPPPVPDIPPPVPQPPIAPPPIPQIPKTEIRGVWMTTNDTDVLMNQPRLEEAVSKLAQFNFNTIYPVVWNSGYVTYKSSVVKEAGIQPFVRRGFQGQDMLADIIERAHRHNLLVLPWFEFGFMAPPSSELALKHPNWLTQQRDGTKTSISAAGEVVWLNPFHPQVQKFMTDLIVEVVTDYDIDGVQFDDHTSLPSTFGYDPYTISLYQRETNRTPPSNPQDPAWVRWRAHKITAFMRQLHQAIKAKKPHSIISVSPNPYHIAYNGHLQDWVTWVRDGLVDELVVQVYRDELDFFIAELNRPEMKAAQNKISTGVGILTGLRTRPVPINFIQSKVRAARDRQFGVAFFFYESLWDHAAEPLAQRQYSFQSMFPQPAIRASIR from the coding sequence ATGCTCCTAACTACAACTATGAAATCAACCTTGGTCAAAAAAGCCAGTTTCCTCATTGCCTTATTTTTTGTCAGCCTAATTGCTGTCATACAAATTCCAGCGATCGCACTCCCCCCAGCTTTCCGTACACCACCGACTTCCCCCGACTTACCCCTGTTTCCCCCAGAAGTTTTTGATGAACCTCTACCCCTAGAGCCACCACAGCCTACCATTACACCTCCTCCCGCACCAGCCACCGAGGAAACCATTACACCTCCTCCCGCACCAGCTATCGAGGAAACCATTACACCCCCACCAGTTCCTGATATACCCCCACCAGTTCCTCAGCCGCCGATCGCACCTCCACCCATTCCCCAAATTCCCAAAACCGAAATTCGTGGCGTTTGGATGACCACCAATGATACAGATGTGTTAATGAATCAACCGAGACTCGAAGAAGCAGTCAGCAAACTCGCCCAATTCAATTTTAACACAATTTATCCAGTGGTTTGGAACTCTGGTTATGTCACCTATAAAAGTTCTGTAGTTAAAGAAGCCGGAATTCAGCCTTTTGTCCGCCGGGGTTTCCAAGGACAAGATATGCTGGCTGATATCATTGAACGCGCTCATCGTCATAACTTGTTAGTGCTTCCCTGGTTTGAGTTCGGTTTTATGGCTCCCCCTAGTTCCGAGTTGGCTTTAAAACATCCCAACTGGCTGACTCAACAGCGAGACGGAACTAAAACTTCCATAAGCGCCGCTGGGGAAGTCGTTTGGTTAAATCCCTTTCACCCGCAAGTCCAGAAGTTTATGACTGATTTAATTGTAGAGGTGGTTACCGACTACGATATTGATGGCGTACAGTTTGACGACCATACCAGTTTACCTAGTACATTTGGATATGACCCTTATACCATTTCTCTTTATCAAAGAGAGACTAATCGCACCCCACCTAGTAACCCCCAAGACCCCGCTTGGGTGCGTTGGCGTGCTCATAAAATCACGGCTTTTATGAGACAATTGCACCAAGCTATTAAAGCCAAAAAACCTCATAGCATTATTTCCGTTAGTCCGAATCCTTATCATATCGCCTATAACGGTCATTTACAAGATTGGGTTACTTGGGTTAGAGATGGTCTTGTTGATGAGTTGGTGGTGCAGGTTTATCGGGATGAATTGGACTTTTTTATTGCTGAGTTAAACCGACCGGAAATGAAAGCCGCACAAAACAAGATTTCTACCGGGGTTGGTATTCTCACCGGTTTGAGAACTAGACCAGTTCCTATCAATTTCATCCAGTCTAAGGTTCGTGCCGCGCGCGATCGCCAATTCGGTGTCGCTTTCTTTTTCTATGAAAGTCTCTGGGACCACGCCGCTGAACCCCTCGCCCAAAGACAGTATAGTTTCCAGTCTATGTTCCCTCAACCTGCTATTCGCGCTTCTATTCGCTAA